In the genome of Dioscorea cayenensis subsp. rotundata cultivar TDr96_F1 chromosome 1, TDr96_F1_v2_PseudoChromosome.rev07_lg8_w22 25.fasta, whole genome shotgun sequence, one region contains:
- the LOC120263016 gene encoding uncharacterized protein LOC120263016, with translation MASNECHWSTRQKEPRVAGLYEVNETTALAAKVDALTKSVMDNNALATKVEALTQRFDQFMLGSGSSPKAVMSCEICGVGHATTQCPILVASPTPTVSVEYVSGGPRGPGNAFRNTYNSGWKNHPNFSWNQGQSQQRPPPPQGPQFQPQQPQDRKYTTEDVLAKFMINTEARFQNINNQLTQHGGQFSEISTVLRNLQAPVQSLVNQVGQLARAQSERPSGSLPSNTESNPMEHLTVVTLRSGKQLEARAKESPSASNDGVAVREDPSSGENASEKSEKKHDEDVPKSPIRGGPEYKPVVPYPSRLKQDKEEAQFKKFLGIFKQLHINIPLVEALSQMPKYAKFLKDLLTNKRKLEDLETVTLSRNCSAVIQKMLPKKLTDPGSFIIPCVIGGRNERKCFS, from the coding sequence ATGGCTAGCAACGAATGTCATTGGAGCACTAGACAAAAGGAACCAAGAGTAGCAGGGCTGTATGAGGTGAATGAAACCACTGCTTTGGCTGCAAAAGTGGATGCTTTGACCAAGAGTGTCATGGATAACAATGCATTGGCCACAAAGGTTGAAGCTTTGACACAGAGATTTGATCAGTTCATGTTGGGTTCTGGCTCAAGTCCTAAGGCAGTGATGTCATGTGAAATATGTGGTGTTGGGCATGCAACAACCCAATGCCCCATTCTTGTTGCTTCCCCTACACCGACTGTGTCAGTAGAGTATGTCAGTGGAGGACCAAGGGGTCCGGGAAATGCTTTCCGCAACACTTACAACTCGGGGTGGAAGAACCATCCAAATTTCTCTTGGAACCAAGGTCAGTCACAACAAAGACCACCACCACCTCAAGGTCCTCAGTTTCAGCCCCAACAACCACAAGATAGGAAATATACCACTGAAGATGTGTTGGCAAAGTTCATGATTAATACTGAGGCAAGATTTCAGAATATTAACAATCAGTTAACACAGCATGGGGGACAGTTCAGTGAGATAAGCACTGTGTTGAGAAATCTTCAAGCGCCTGTGCAATCTCTTGTGAACCAGGTGGGACAGCTTGCTAGAGCGCAATCAGAACGACCCTCAGGTAGCTTACCAAGCAACACTGAAAGCAACCCGATGGAGCATTTGACGGTTGTCACACTAAGAAGTGGGAAACagttggaggcaagggccaagGAGAGCCCAAGTGCCTCCAATGATGGGGTAGCCGTTCGGGAAGACCCTAGTTCAGGTGAGAATGCGAGTGAAAAGAGTGAGAAGAAGCATGATGAAGATGTTCCTAAGTCTCCGATCCGAGGGGGGCCTGAGTATAAACCTGTAGTGCCATACCCCTCCAGGCTCaagcaagataaggaagaagctCAATTCAAAAAGTTCCTTGGCATTTTCAAGCAACTTCACATTAACATCCCCCTGGTCGAGGCTCTTTCACAGATGCCCaagtatgctaaattcttgaaggatctcctcaccaacaagaggaagctaGAAGACTTGGAGACTGTGACTCTGTCGAGGAATTGTTCTGCTGTGATCCAGAAGATGCTTCCTAAGAAACTCACTGATCCCGGCAGCTTCATCATCCCCTGTGTGATTGGGGGAAGGAATGAAAGAAAATGCTTTAGCTGA